The Helianthus annuus cultivar XRQ/B chromosome 16, HanXRQr2.0-SUNRISE, whole genome shotgun sequence genome includes a window with the following:
- the LOC110873479 gene encoding probable inactive serine/threonine-protein kinase slob2: MAKTNKYTSLNFNDIYDKKTTTNNRQRSSSSSSISSNKTLISNSRIHGNMLVLTRPSPKPIAPPSQPSPPPPSAVPPPDRLPIQSDSISLRPLGRTGSPSPSTLPLPSLSDLAVSVSPKTNKFVPPHLRPGFHGREEKPEPEVQKQTGFVTRSSFRQGLVNQVEERRPKSGGGYEAMNRPRSSGSNRPFSSG, from the coding sequence ATGGCAAAAACCAACAAATACACCTCTCTCAACTTCAACGACATATATGACAAAAAAACCACCACCAATAACCGCCAACgctcatcatcctcatcatccaTTTCTTCTAACAAAACCCTTATTTCAAACTCACGCATCCATGGCAACATGCTCGTCTTGACTCGTCCCTCACCTAAACCTATCGCTCCTCCCTCGCAACCGTCTCCGCCACCGCCTTCCGCCGTACCACCGCCGGATCGGTTACCGATCCAATCGGATTCGATTTCTCTGCGTCCGTTAGGTCGTACCGGATCTCCGTCACCGTCAACGCTACCGTTACCATCGTTATCGGATTTGGCGGTTTCCGTATCGCCGAAGACGAATAAGTTTGTGCCGCCGCATCTGAGGCCTGGTTTTCACGGGAGGGAGGAGAAGCCGGAACCGGAGGTTCAGAAGCAGACCGGATTTGTTACGCGGTCGAGTTTCCGGCAAGGTTTGGTTAATCAGGTGGAGGAAAGGAGGCCGAAATCCGGTGGTGGATATGAGGCGATGAATCGGCCTAGATCTAGTGGTTCAAATCGTCCGTTTTCCAGTGGATGA